A window from Prochlorococcus marinus CUG1435 encodes these proteins:
- a CDS encoding DUF1257 domain-containing protein, translating to MSHFSTIKTQLKEAEPLIKALKHFGYSINQEEKFVKGYKGQFTAVDISMHLPGDTQVGFKWDNNSNAYELVTDLDLWKFEIPVERFISKVTQMYAYQTIISKTQEDGYQIVEQKNKNDGSIELVLTKWEN from the coding sequence ATGTCACATTTTAGTACGATTAAAACCCAGCTCAAAGAAGCAGAGCCATTAATTAAGGCTTTAAAACATTTCGGTTATAGTATTAATCAAGAAGAAAAGTTTGTGAAAGGATATAAAGGTCAATTCACAGCCGTTGATATAAGTATGCATTTACCTGGTGATACCCAAGTTGGATTTAAATGGGATAACAATTCTAATGCATATGAATTAGTTACTGACCTTGATCTATGGAAATTTGAGATTCCAGTAGAAAGATTTATCTCAAAAGTTACACAAATGTATGCATACCAAACAATTATTTCTAAAACGCAAGAAGATGGATATCAAATTGTAGAGCAAAAAAATAAAAATGATGGTTCTATTGAATTGGTCTTAACCAAGTGGGAAAACTAA
- a CDS encoding high light inducible protein produces MIKPEIVPKRKLPRYGFHFYNERLNGRIAMIGFIALILTEFFLKHGLLLW; encoded by the coding sequence ATGATTAAGCCAGAGATTGTCCCCAAAAGAAAATTACCTCGTTATGGATTTCATTTTTATAATGAAAGACTTAATGGAAGAATTGCTATGATTGGATTTATTGCGCTTATTCTTACAGAATTTTTCTTAAAACATGGTTTGCTGTTATGGTGA
- the rsmG gene encoding 16S rRNA (guanine(527)-N(7))-methyltransferase RsmG gives MKKQNIPEEIFSLITEEEINLFQELQIKIKELNNKTNLTRLTDGDDYWVSQVFDSIWPFKAFTNINFDNKKFLDIGSGCGFPGLAYAITHPNSEIYLIDSLKKKTDAIKILVDQINFKNNIHVINDRIENLAHQSSMRNNFNIATTRAVSNPSTVSEYILPMLKKEGFGVLYCGKWTNEESKNLDRTLDILEGEVKEKKEILLPRNKGTRNIILIQPKNFCPEIYPRKVGKPEKNPL, from the coding sequence AGTTGCAAATTAAAATTAAAGAATTAAATAATAAAACCAATCTCACAAGATTAACTGATGGGGATGATTATTGGGTATCTCAAGTTTTTGACAGCATTTGGCCATTCAAAGCTTTCACTAATATTAATTTTGATAATAAAAAATTTTTAGATATTGGATCAGGCTGTGGCTTCCCAGGTTTAGCTTATGCAATAACTCATCCTAATTCTGAGATATACCTAATTGATTCTTTGAAAAAGAAAACAGATGCAATAAAAATCTTAGTTGATCAGATCAATTTCAAAAACAATATTCATGTAATCAATGATCGTATTGAGAACTTAGCCCACCAATCGTCAATGAGAAATAATTTTAATATTGCAACAACCAGAGCGGTTAGTAATCCATCAACAGTTTCAGAATATATACTACCAATGTTAAAAAAAGAAGGGTTTGGAGTTTTATATTGTGGCAAATGGACGAATGAAGAAAGCAAAAATCTAGATAGAACTTTAGATATATTAGAAGGGGAAGTTAAAGAAAAAAAAGAGATACTATTACCAAGAAATAAAGGCACCAGAAATATTATTCTTATTCAACCAAAAAATTTTTGTCCTGAAATTTACCCAAGAAAAGTTGGCAAACCTGAAAAAAATCCATTATGA
- the rlmN gene encoding 23S rRNA (adenine(2503)-C(2))-methyltransferase RlmN, producing the protein MKNLIGSSIKDLENIALNYGQAAFRGRQIYKWIYNYRNKKKNIDQIDVLPLDFRIKLKDDGFKVSELTLQEKKLAHDGTLKLLLSTGDSESIECVGIPTEKRLTACLSSQVGCPMDCKFCATGKEGLKRSLKTSEILDQILFIENEMNRKVTNIVFMGMGEPLLNIDDLLLSIRSINEDFNISQRKITVSTVAIPKMINKLAAKSFQNLGNCQFTLAISLHASNQKIREMIIPSAKNYHIKNIIEDCKQFVRDTGRRVSFEYLMISGVNDKLEHANELSNLLKGFQCHVNLIQYNQIEEVEFKRSSLKNLQLFKSRLSNNGITVSFRKSRGLDENAACGQLRQNSRNK; encoded by the coding sequence TTGAAAAATCTTATTGGAAGTTCTATAAAAGATCTAGAAAATATAGCCTTAAATTATGGTCAGGCTGCATTTAGGGGTCGTCAAATATATAAATGGATATATAACTATAGAAATAAGAAGAAAAATATTGATCAAATAGACGTTTTACCATTAGATTTCAGAATCAAGTTAAAGGATGATGGTTTTAAAGTTAGCGAATTAACCCTTCAAGAAAAAAAATTAGCTCATGATGGCACTCTAAAGTTGTTACTCTCAACAGGCGATAGTGAAAGTATTGAATGTGTTGGCATACCAACGGAAAAAAGGCTTACTGCATGTCTTTCTAGTCAAGTTGGATGTCCTATGGACTGCAAATTTTGTGCAACTGGTAAAGAAGGTTTAAAAAGATCTTTAAAAACAAGTGAAATATTAGATCAGATTTTATTTATTGAAAATGAAATGAATAGAAAAGTGACTAATATTGTTTTCATGGGGATGGGAGAGCCCTTATTAAATATTGATGACTTGCTTTTATCAATTAGATCTATAAATGAGGATTTTAATATTAGTCAGAGAAAAATAACTGTAAGCACTGTTGCTATACCAAAAATGATAAATAAATTAGCAGCAAAGTCTTTTCAAAATTTAGGTAATTGTCAATTTACATTAGCAATAAGCCTACATGCTTCAAACCAAAAAATAAGAGAAATGATAATACCTAGTGCAAAAAACTACCATATCAAAAATATAATTGAAGACTGTAAGCAATTCGTAAGAGATACTGGTCGGAGGGTAAGTTTTGAATATTTAATGATAAGTGGAGTTAATGACAAATTAGAACACGCCAATGAATTGAGTAATTTGCTAAAAGGTTTTCAATGCCATGTAAATTTAATTCAGTACAACCAAATTGAAGAGGTTGAATTTAAAAGATCCTCTCTTAAAAATCTCCAATTATTTAAATCTAGACTTTCTAATAATGGCATAACTGTTAGTTTCAGAAAAAGCAGAGGTTTGGATGAAAATGCTGCATGTGGACAGTTAAGACAAAATTCGAGAAATAAATAA
- a CDS encoding ferredoxin — protein sequence MDFTDPFHNTEENIEITGCEPVLGGQLAEKAVWVDEAKCIGCQYCVHVASNTFTVDEFHGRSRAIRQDGDSSDVIQEAIDTCPVDCIHWVKFEELDDLENSLDRDMFQTFGKPPRMNKH from the coding sequence ATGGATTTTACGGATCCATTTCATAATACTGAAGAAAATATTGAGATTACAGGCTGTGAGCCCGTTCTAGGTGGTCAGTTAGCCGAAAAAGCTGTATGGGTTGATGAAGCTAAGTGTATCGGTTGTCAGTATTGTGTTCATGTCGCTTCGAATACTTTCACTGTTGATGAATTTCATGGTAGAAGTCGAGCTATTAGGCAAGATGGAGATAGTTCTGATGTCATACAAGAAGCAATAGATACATGCCCTGTTGATTGTATTCATTGGGTCAAATTTGAAGAATTGGATGATTTAGAGAATAGTCTTGATAGGGATATGTTTCAAACATTTGGAAAGCCACCGAGAATGAATAAGCACTAA
- a CDS encoding aldo/keto reductase, translating into MQYRRFGRTNLKIPVLSLGGMRFQKSWDQLDFSKVSYEEQNKVENILDLATQYGLSHVETAKYYGTSEVQLGMCFKNTKKIPNIIQTKIPPNNDPEIFKQDVLSSIEKLKVKKIDLLAIHGINTAEHLHQAIRDGGCIDILRNFQKENFIGSIGFSTHGKSSLIEKAISTNLFDYVNLHWYFINQENTKVINLANKHDLGVFIISPTDKGGHLHTPSRKMLEFCKPLHPIVFNDLFCLRNQNVHTLSVGIAKETDFALHLEAVSLLSESEKYVPKIINKLRQESINSLGLEWHQNWYRNLPSWEYTPGNINIPVLLWLSNLIDWLGMEGYARARYQLLGNGSHWFPGFNANLLDVDVSEGQLLKVLEGHINPKKVIRKLRNLKEKFGDNNAKRLSKK; encoded by the coding sequence ATGCAATATCGTAGATTTGGTAGAACCAATCTGAAGATTCCAGTTTTATCTTTAGGTGGTATGAGATTTCAAAAAAGTTGGGATCAATTAGATTTTTCTAAGGTTTCATATGAAGAACAAAATAAAGTAGAAAATATATTAGATCTTGCAACACAATATGGTTTAAGTCATGTAGAAACCGCCAAGTACTATGGAACTTCTGAGGTGCAATTAGGGATGTGTTTTAAGAATACTAAGAAAATCCCAAATATAATCCAAACAAAGATTCCACCAAATAATGATCCGGAAATTTTTAAGCAAGATGTATTATCTAGTATTGAAAAATTGAAAGTTAAAAAAATTGATTTGTTAGCAATACATGGTATTAATACTGCTGAACATTTACATCAGGCTATTCGAGATGGAGGTTGCATTGATATTTTGAGGAATTTTCAAAAAGAAAATTTTATTGGATCTATTGGATTTTCAACCCATGGAAAATCTTCACTTATTGAAAAGGCCATATCAACAAACTTATTTGATTATGTAAATTTGCACTGGTATTTCATTAATCAGGAGAATACAAAGGTTATTAATTTAGCCAATAAGCATGATCTTGGGGTTTTCATAATAAGTCCCACTGATAAAGGGGGACATCTTCATACTCCCTCAAGAAAAATGTTGGAATTTTGTAAACCTCTCCATCCTATAGTTTTTAATGATCTTTTTTGCTTAAGAAATCAAAATGTCCATACTTTGAGTGTTGGCATTGCAAAAGAGACAGATTTTGCTCTGCATTTAGAAGCTGTCTCGTTATTATCAGAATCTGAGAAGTATGTGCCTAAGATAATTAACAAATTAAGGCAGGAATCAATTAATTCCTTGGGTTTAGAGTGGCATCAGAATTGGTATAGAAATTTACCAAGTTGGGAATATACACCGGGAAATATTAATATTCCTGTTCTTCTTTGGCTTTCAAATTTAATTGATTGGTTAGGTATGGAAGGATATGCAAGAGCTAGATACCAATTGCTTGGTAATGGAAGCCACTGGTTCCCAGGATTCAACGCAAATTTACTAGATGTAGATGTTTCTGAAGGACAATTATTGAAAGTATTAGAAGGTCATATAAATCCAAAAAAAGTAATAAGAAAATTGAGAAATTTAAAAGAAAAGTTTGGAGATAACAATGCTAAAAGATTATCAAAAAAATAA
- a CDS encoding HEAT repeat domain-containing protein: MTKNKNSNKESLAEIAVDPEVLARELALEIEIDPLEQIDEDAFSKGLNITQECDQALKMLKGNREERIQGLRIFCEYRDERSYPLLLPLLDQPCPVERMSAVYALGRNPFPSAVQKLVNLLKTDDNAYVRRATAWSLANYDNQIVLEPLINALKNDVAAVRLWSSSSLAEIGNVSLENAQLAAEQLLISLKIDNESGVRSNCIWSLCRLFEKLNNTFQESFVDECTKIALFDKEPSVMEEAKTALDSMGMQGFYN, translated from the coding sequence ATGACAAAAAATAAGAATTCGAATAAAGAAAGCCTAGCTGAAATAGCAGTTGATCCAGAAGTTTTGGCTAGGGAATTAGCTTTAGAGATTGAAATAGATCCTTTAGAGCAGATAGATGAAGATGCTTTTTCAAAAGGTTTAAATATTACTCAAGAGTGCGATCAAGCCTTAAAAATGCTTAAAGGGAATAGAGAAGAAAGAATACAGGGCTTAAGAATATTTTGTGAATATAGAGATGAAAGATCGTACCCCCTTTTGTTACCATTACTTGATCAACCTTGTCCTGTTGAGAGAATGAGTGCGGTATATGCTTTAGGTCGTAATCCATTTCCTAGTGCAGTCCAAAAACTTGTAAATCTTTTGAAGACTGATGATAACGCCTATGTTAGAAGAGCCACAGCATGGAGCTTAGCTAATTATGATAACCAAATTGTTTTAGAGCCATTAATAAATGCTTTGAAGAATGATGTAGCTGCAGTGAGGTTATGGTCATCCAGTTCTTTAGCTGAAATTGGAAATGTTTCGTTGGAAAATGCTCAACTAGCCGCCGAGCAGCTTTTAATAAGCTTAAAGATAGACAATGAATCAGGTGTTAGAAGCAATTGCATTTGGTCATTATGTAGGTTGTTTGAAAAATTAAACAATACATTTCAAGAAAGTTTTGTTGATGAATGTACCAAGATAGCTCTTTTTGATAAAGAACCCTCCGTTATGGAAGAAGCAAAAACTGCTTTAGATTCAATGGGTATGCAGGGTTTTTATAATTAA
- a CDS encoding DUF2997 domain-containing protein — protein MPQKTLRFKIHQDGRVEETVEGFTGNSCDEATKNLEDALGKVTVKNKTSDAFISNQSENLTQLNNESNVTF, from the coding sequence ATGCCTCAAAAAACATTGAGATTCAAAATTCATCAAGACGGTAGAGTTGAAGAGACTGTTGAAGGATTCACAGGTAACTCATGTGATGAAGCTACGAAAAATCTCGAAGACGCTCTCGGTAAAGTAACAGTCAAGAATAAAACATCTGATGCTTTCATCTCTAATCAAAGTGAAAACTTAACACAATTAAATAACGAATCTAATGTCACATTTTAG